A genomic region of Pelodiscus sinensis isolate JC-2024 chromosome 1, ASM4963464v1, whole genome shotgun sequence contains the following coding sequences:
- the LOC102456192 gene encoding olfactory receptor 52E2-like, producing the protein MSDFNTTKFTNPSTLILLGIPGLEVAHVWLSIPFCAMYAIALLGNFAILLIVKKEPTLHEPMYYFLCMLAATDLVLSTSTLPKTLSIFWFNSREIDFRACLTQMFFIHCFFGVESGIFVAMALDRYVAICHPLRHSTILTNRVVAIIGLAVLLRSSMIVLPHPFLARLLPYCGNNIFPHSYCEFFGVVKLACGDIRVSSYYGLFVTLTRNSLDMLCIAVSYTQILRAIFRLPTKNARLKTFGTCSAHLCAFLVFYIPALFSTLTHQFGKNVPLHFHILFANMCLLVPPTLNPIIYGVRTKQIWDRMLWLFTQKRT; encoded by the coding sequence ATGTCAGATTTCAACACAACCAaattcaccaacccctccaccctcatcctgctgggcatccctggcctggaggtgGCCCATGTCTGGCTTTCCATCCCCTTCTGTGCGATGTACGCCATAGCCCTCTTGGGGAACTTCGCCATCCTACTCATTGTGAAGAAAGAGCCAaccctccatgagcccatgtactatttcctctgtaTGCTGGCCGCCACtgacctggtcctgtccacgtCCACCCTGCCGaaaacactgagcatcttctggttcaattccagggagatcgatttcagagcctgcctcacccagatgttcttcattcactgcTTTTTTGGggtggagtctgggatcttcgtggccatggcgttggatcgctacgtggccatctgccatcccctgagacattccaccatcctcacaAACCGGGTGGTGGCTATAATTGGCCTGGCCGTATTGCTGCGCAGCAGCATGATTGTGCTGCCTCATCCCTTCCTAGCAAGGCTGTTGCCTTATTGCGGAAACAACATTTTCCCCCATTCATACTGCGAGTTCTTCGgcgtggtgaagctggcctgtggCGACATCCGGGTCAGTAGCTACTATGGCCTCTTTGTAACACTAACAAGGAACAGTCTAGATATGCTTTGTATCGCTGTGTCCTACACTCaaatcctcagggccatcttccgtCTCCCCACCAAgaacgcccggctcaagacttttgggacctgcagcGCCCACCTCTGCGCCTTTTTAGTCTTTTACATCCCAGCTCTCTTCTCTACCCTCACACACCAGTTTGGCAAGAATGTGCCCCTGCATTTCCATATTCTGTTTGCCAACATgtgcctcctggtgccccccacgttaaaccccatcatctatggggtgaggaccaaacagatctgGGACAGAATGCTCTGGCTATTTACTCAAAAGAGAACCTAA